A stretch of the Nakaseomyces glabratus chromosome L, complete sequence genome encodes the following:
- the NCR1 gene encoding sphingolipid transporter (CAGL0L08888g~Ortholog(s) have sphingolipid transporter activity, role in sphingolipid metabolic process and endoplasmic reticulum, extracellular region, fungal-type vacuole membrane localization), with the protein MRSTILVILVGLIWPFSESIQFQQPSIQEDKGGAQCTIYGNCGKKSIFGSQLPCPVDDLDFSPPMIDEETRELLVSTCGKEWEDKDFICCTVDQITALKTNLQKAQTIISSCPACLENFNRLFCHFTCSPEQREFVKVTQKGKSSDGRSVVDELEVYMNKTWASSFFDSCKEVKFSATNGYAMDLIGGGAKNYTQFLKFLGDKKPALGGSPFQINFVYELGDMDNYRYFNETVYACNDTVYKCACSDCELSCPTLEPLQNRKCSVGPVPCFSFTVIILYFALLSAFIMWYALMKNTNKLSSAFLSSDNLFSEFENNENMDNGMLFNNYETQTYFVNDWIADCSARWTSWIVSKPCVTLLLVGTLILSMGLLLFCWGDLETKPVNLWVSKNSPKFKEKQYFDDHFGPFYRIQQIFIVNDTGPVFTDYDSFTWWFEIEKNITEHLVSTEGLSYQDYCFRPTPDSACVIQSYAQYFPDYLPEKEVWRNKLEECAKYPVNCLPTFQQPLKSNLLFSDEDPLGTNAFVATYLLSNHTEGAIQWENELENYLLNLKLPTGLRMSFNTESSLEKELNKNNDVIVVIISYFVMFLYASWALKDSSGNNRFLLGLFGILIVISSVICSAGFWSIFGVKSTLIIAEVIPFLILAIGIDNIFLITHAYDSTFRSSIELLIEDRVTTSISKITPSIFSSMICQAGCFLIGATVDMPAVRNFALYSAVAVLFNVFLQLTAFTAILVIYENKTNKSVTQSREQLQENILVKEQSFFQNSIAWILSYRKIILGIFLGSTLFAIIFLPAIEYGLDQKLAVPQSSYLVDYFNDVYKFLNVGPPVYFVVRNLDVTKRKNQRRLCGRFTTCDDNSLSNILEVERSRSTVTEPVTNWLDDYLSFLNPELDQCCRFKKGTNEICPPYFPPRRCETCYSQGEWSNDMTGFPENGEFMKYFDIWINTPSDNCPLGGKAPYSNSISYNDSTVISSAFRSAHNPLRSQADYIRAYNDANRISKSFDGLDIFAYSPFYIYFVQYTGLGVLSIKLISGALLLIFAVSAFLLGSSKTAFLLTLTVTMVIIDIGCVMAVTGINLNAVSLVNLIICVGLTVEFCIHIVRAFTLIGRDIKNTRVARVENAMKTIGETVFNGITLTKFIGVTVIAFAQSKIFEVYYFRMWFSLICLASVHALVFLPALLTTLGGKSFVNKSGISI; encoded by the coding sequence ATGAGGAGCACAATACTTGTGATCCTTGTAGGGTTAATATGGCCCTTTTCAGAGTCTATACAATTTCAACAGCCTAGTATTCAGGAAGATAAAGGCGGTGCACAGTGTACTATATATGGCAATTGTGGTAAGAAGTCAATATTTGGTAGTCAGTTACCTTGTCCAGTTGATGATTTGGATTTCAGTCCACCCATGATTGATGAGGAGACCAGAGAGCTTTTAGTAAGCACTTGCGGTAAAGAATGGGAAGATAAAGATTTCATCTGTTGTACAGTAGACCAAATTACGGCTTTGAAAACCAATTTACAGAAAGCGCAGACGATCATTTCGTCTTGTCCCGCCTGTTTAGAGAATTTTAATAGGTTGTTCTGCCATTTTACCTGTTCCCCTGAGCAAAGGGAGTTTGTTAAAGTAACCCAAAAAGGTAAATCCTCTGATGGTAGATCAGTAGTAGATGAATTAGAAGTATACATGAACAAGACATGGGCGTCATCCTTTTTTGATTCCTGTAAAGAAGTCAAATTTTCTGCAACCAATGGCTATGCTATGGATCTaattggtggtggtgctaAGAACTATACCCAATTCCTGAAATTTTTAGGAGATAAGAAACCTGCTCTAGGCGGGTCGCCTTTTCAAATTAACTTTGTATACGAGTTGGGTGATATGGATAATTATAGGTACTTCAATGAAACTGTTTATGCTTGTAATGATACGGTTTATAAATGTGCTTGTTCAGATTGTGAACTTTCGTGTCCAACACTAGAACCTTTACAGAATAGGAAATGTAGTGTTGGTCCTGTACCATGTTTCTCCTTTAcagtaataatattatattttgcGTTACTTAGTGCGTTTATTATGTGGTATGCCCTCATgaaaaatacaaacaaaCTGTCAAGTGCTTTTCTATCAAGCGACAATTTATTTTCAGagtttgaaaataatgaaaatatggaTAATGGTATGcttttcaataattatGAGACACAAACTTATTTTGTTAATGACTGGATTGCTGATTGCTCTGCTCGCTGGACGAGCTGGATTGTATCAAAGCCATGTGTCACTTTGTTATTGGTTGGAACCCTTATTTTATCTATGGGACTTCTCCTGTTTTGTTGGGGTGATTTGGAAACTAAGCCTGTGAATCTGTGGGTTAGTAAAAATTCACCTAAGttcaaagaaaagcaaTACTTTGATGACCATTTCGGACCCTTTTATAGaattcaacaaatattCATAGTCAACGATACTGGTCCGGTTTTCACTGATTATGATAGTTTTACATGGTGGTTTGAAATAGAGAAAAATATCACTGAACATCTGGTATCCACTGAAGGATTGTCGTATCAAGACTACTGTTTTAGACCAACACCAGATTCGGCATGTGTTATTCAATCTTATGCACAATATTTCCCTGATTATTTACCCGAAAAAGAAGTTTGGAGGAATAAGTTGGAAGAGTGCGCTAAATATCCTGTTAACTGTTTGCCCACTTTCCAACAACCATTAAAATCCAATCTCTTATTTAGTGATGAGGACCCGTTAGGAACCAATGCATTTGTTGCTACATACCTTCTATCAAATCATACTGAGGGAGCCATACAGTGGGAAAATGAACTAGAAAATTATTTGTTAAATTTGAAACTACCAACAGGCCTCCGTATGAGCTTTAATACCGAGAGCTCATTAGAAAAGGAGTTaaataagaataatgaCGTTATTGTTGTCATAATCTCATATTTTGTGATGTTTTTGTATGCCTCCTGGGCACTGAAAGATAGTTCTGGTAATAACAGATTTTTATTGGGTTTGTTTGGTATTTTAATTGTGATTTCATCTGTTATTTGCTCGGCAGGCTTTTGGAGTATATTTGGAGTAAAATCAACATTGATTATTGCAGAGGTCATCCCTTTTTTGATTCTAGCTATTGGTATTgacaatatatttttaattacCCATGCTTATGATTCAACGTTCAGAAGTAGCATAGAACTGTTAATTGAAGATAGGGTGACCACTTCTATTTCTAAGATAACTCCCTCCATTTTTTCCTCCATGATTTGTCAAGCAGGATGTTTCTTAATAGGTGCTACCGTTGACATGCCAGCTGTTAGAAATTTTGCACTGTATTCCGCGGTTGCTGTTTTATTCAATGTTTTCTTACAGTTGACGGCCTTCACGGCAATATTGGtaatatatgaaaataaaacgAATAAATCAGTAACGCAGAGCAGAGAACAGTTGCAAGAGAATATTTTGGTCAAAGAACAGTCTTTCTTCCAAAATAGTATTGCTTGGATACTATCATACCGTAAGATTATATTGGGTATATTCCTTGGTTCTACACTTTTTGCAATAATATTCTTACCGGCAATAGAATATGGTTTGGATCAAAAGTTAGCAGTTCCTCAATCGTCATATCTTGTGGACTATTTCAATGAtgtttataaatttttgaaCGTTGGACCACCTGTTTATTTTGTTGTGAGAAACCTTGATGTTACTAAGAGGAAGAATCAACGGAGACTTTGCGGTAGGTTCACTACCTGTGATGATAATTCACTCTCGAACATACTGGAGGTCGAAAGGTCTAGATCCACTGTTACAGAGCCAGTTACCAATTGGTTGGATGATTATTTATCATTCCTAAATCCTGAGTTAGACCAATGTTGCCGGTTTAAAAAGGGTACCAATGAAATTTGTCCACCTTATTTTCCACCTAGAAGATGTGAAACATGCTATAGCCAAGGTGAATGGAGTAATGATATGACAGGCTTCCCGGAAAATGGTGAAtttatgaaatattttgatatctggATAAATACTCCGAGTGATAATTGTCCATTAGGAGGGAAAGCTCCTTATTCTAATTCGATTTCATACAATGACTCAACTGTTATATCTTCTGCTTTTAGATCAGCGCATAACCCATTAAGGTCTCAAGCTGATTATATTAGAGCTTACAATGATGCAAATCGGATATCAAAGTCGTTCGATGGGTTAGACATATTTGCGTACTCGCCATTCTACATATATTTCGTTCAATACACAGGTTTGGGGGTGTTATCAATTAAATTGATATCTGGGGCTCTTTTGCTGATTTTCGCTGTTTCTGCATTTCTATTAGGAAGCAGCAAAACCGCTTTCCTACTAACCCTTACAGTAACAATGGTGATAATTGATATAGGATGTGTGATGGCAGTAACAGGTATTAATTTGAATGCAGTAAGTCTGGTTAATTTAATTATATGTGTTGGCCTTACTGTGGAGTTTTGTATTCATATTGTCAGGGCTTTCACGTTAATAGGCAGAGATATTAAAAATACGCGAGTTGCAAGAGTAGAAAATGCTATGAAGACAATTGGTGAGACCGTTTTCAATGGGATCACCTTGACAAAATTCATTGGTGTTACTGTAATCGCCTTTGCACAATCAAAGATATTTGAAGTTTATTACTTTAGAATGTGGTTTTCATTGATATGTCTTGCTTCTGTTCATGCATTAGTATTTTTACCAGCATTACTAACTACATTGGGAGGGAAATCATTTGTCAACAAGTCTGGTATCtctatttga
- the AEP3 gene encoding Aep3p (CAGL0L08910g~Ortholog(s) have role in mRNA metabolic process, mitochondrial translational initiation and extrinsic component of membrane, mitochondrial inner membrane localization), producing MNALKRLGTTLAKNGDQIIEGTKELDQISVKYFLGNTRVSNNEKSLVSISSNKSRLNFNQLIKDNAHLIGKGSQYQRKVVKHYLSPLIGHKLRRQDIHNDYNKQLSHTDHIITPTDRKREAFSSMELAVDILPLLIKSTKKPVTKPAKRRLFKPYYTKEVPPIPDFKGDMKLFEDYIALLTHTKFLYKNSSSSNGIIPKILRVLIHPSNLNTIDLRSVQCYNDILYFYSKKYDFATCRELFAQMKVEGCKPNTTTYNILLLNLVKKVHMRKIRSIKNELLFYLRNMQKNGIFCDTVTWNTCYNFLNDEMSRDLYIEKLIDCGVPLTSELVYSVVRNSSKAHISTKTKYILDMFGEDGESFVNLKFVNLLISDLVLDHNVERAWSVLRYFELKQLKFVNQPKFLINSETMNTFLRYFAEQGRIDLCFLTYNYFVKDLVGPNKIRPNVNTFDMLMKSLVKNGYTETLPTVFEVICALSERYGIKIRNDGYWSLKCKAIIKFQYKSSSCEKNKTELLNKLNNFSWGKQLPLFTTKVWKNGNSEVRKICRMLGSIPIPLRKSRKLGDKETVDRSQNRSVSEKKKAYRNRIKYIAIGNAMARRIPYANNWHQSFKDEVTKRGLLASER from the coding sequence ATGAATGCATTGAAAAGATTAGGAACTACGCTTGCTAAGAATGGTGATCAAATTATTGAGGGTACGAAGGAACTAGACCAAATATCGGTAAAGTACTTTTTAGGAAACACTAGAGTGAgcaataatgaaaaaagcTTGGTATCCATATCATCTAATAAGTCACGTTTGAACTTTAATCAGTTGATCAAGGATAATGCACATTTGATTGGGAAAGGTTCacaatatcaaagaaaGGTGGTTAAACATTATTTAAGCCCATTGATTGGTCATAAACTGCGAAGGCAAGATATCCATAATGATTACAATAAGCAATTATCCCATACTGATCACATTATTACTCCTACAGATAGAAAAAGGGAAGCCTTTAGTTCAATGGAACTCGCAGTTGATATATTGCCGTTACTTATAAAATCTACAAAGAAGCCTGTAACTAAACCAGCTAAAAGGAGATTATTCAAACCATATTATACAAAAGAAGTACCACCAATCCCCGATTTTAAAGGAGATATGAAACTCTTTGAAGATTATATTGCACTTCTCACACATACGAAATTTCTCTATAAGAACTCATCTAGTAGCAATGGTATAATACCAAAGATACTGAGAGTTTTAATTCATCCAAGTAATCTAAACACTATAGATCTTAGGAGTGTCCAGTGCTATAACGAcatattgtatttttatagcaaaaaatatgattttGCTACCTGCAGGGAGCTATTTGCACAAATGAAGGTAGAAGGCTGCAAACCAAATACAACAACATACAATATACTTTTGTTAAATCTCGTGAAGAAGGTACACATGAGGAAGATCAGATCGATAAAGAATGaacttttattttatttgagAAATATGCAGAAAAATGGAATATTTTGTGATACTGTTACTTGGAACACTTGTTATAACTTCCTCAATGATGAAATGTCTAGAGATCTCTATATTGAAAAGCTCATTGATTGTGGTGTCCCTCTTACTAGTGAACTTGTATATTCTGTTGTGCGCAACTCATCAAAAGCGCACATTTCAACAAAAACTAAATATATCCTGGATATGTTTGGAGAAGATGGGGAATCTTTTGTCAATCTGAAGTTCGTGAATCTACTTATAAGCGACTTAGTTCTGGACCACAATGTTGAAAGGGCGTGGTCAGTGTTGAGATATTTTGAGCTTAAACAATTAAAATTTGTGAATCAACctaaatttttaattaatagCGAAACGATGAATACTTTCCTGAGATACTTTGCAGAACAAGGCAGAATAGatctttgttttcttacatataattattttgtcAAAGACCTCGTAGGCCCCAATAAAATAAGACCCAATGTTAACACCTTTGACATGCTTATGAAATCACTTGTAAAGAACGGATATACGGAAACTTTACCTACGGTCTTTGAGGTCATATGTGCTTTGTCAGAAAGATATGGTATAAAGATAAGGAATGATGGCTACTGGAGCCTCAAATGCAAAGCAATTATTAAATTCCAATATAAATCATCTTcatgtgaaaaaaataaaaccGAGCTTCTGAATAAGttgaataatttttcttgGGGAAAACAATTACCACTTTTCACAACAAAAGTTTGGAAGAATGGCAATAGTGAAGTCAGGAAGATATGTAGAATGCTAGGTTCTATTCCAATACCTTTAAGAAAATCGAGAAAACTAGGAGACAAAGAAACTGTTGATAGATCTCAAAATAGAAGTGTTtcagagaagaaaaaagccTATCGAAATcgaataaaatatattgcAATTGGAAATGCAATGGCAAGAAGAATTCCATATGCTAATAATTGGCATCAAAGTTTCAAAGATGAAGTCACAAAAAGAGGCCTCCTAGCCTCTGAAAGGTGA